One window of the Onychostoma macrolepis isolate SWU-2019 chromosome 21, ASM1243209v1, whole genome shotgun sequence genome contains the following:
- the LOC131529006 gene encoding vitelline membrane outer layer protein 1-like: protein MHHFTSMIFSLLVIFGLQVSVQAGERRFERSINRHYISELTVPNGGKWGSWGEREMCPSGTYAAGFSLKVEDPIQGDDTAINGIRLHCVDASKASSNSHHDYASVQSDVGSWGQWKDIKWCPSGFLTDFQLRVESPQGDGDDTAANNIQFRCSQGFLMGDGAPWGDWGSWSQTCDGKGICGIKTLVEKPQGRGDDTALNDMRMYCCA, encoded by the exons ATGCATCACTTCACTTCCATGATATTTTCACTGCTAGTTATTTTTGGGCTGCAGGTGAGCGTTCAGGCTGGAGAAAGACGTTTTGAGCGAAGCATCAACAGACATTACATATCAGAGCTGACTGTGCCGAATGGAGGGAAATGGGGCTCGTGGGGTGAGAGGGAAATGTGTCCAAGTGGAACATATGCTGCAGGGTTCAGTCTAAAG gtGGAAGATCCTATTCAAGGGGATGACACTGCAATCAACGGGATTCGCCTTCACTGCGTTGATGCGTCTAAAGCGTCATCAAACTCACATCATGACTACGCCTCAGTTCAGTCAGATGTAGGCAG CTGGGGTCAGTGGAAAGATATCAAATGGTGTCCTTCTGGATTTTTGACTGATTTTCAGCTGAGAGTTGAATCTCCTCAAGGAGATGGTGACGACACGGCCGCAAACAACATCCA GTTCAGATGCAGTCAAGGGTTTTTAATGGGTGACGGCGCACCCTGGGGTGATTGGGGCAGCTGGAGTCAAACATGTGATGGAAAAGGGATCTGTGGTATCAAGACACTGGTAGAAAAGCCACAAGGACGAGGAGATGACACCGCTCTCAATGACATGCGCATGTACTGTTGCGCTTAA